From the genome of Candidatus Eremiobacteraceae bacterium:
TGACGACCAGCACGCGCGCGCCCGCGTGCAGCGCAAGCGGCGGCGCTCCGCCGCGCGCGCGCACGAGCGTCACCGATCGGCGCGCGACGTCGCGCGCGAGCACGGCGCGGTCGCGCTCGAACGCCGCGCGATCGACCGGCCGCTCGCGTGCGCCCGCCGTCAGCATCTGCGCGCGTGCGCGCAGCGCCTCCACGCGCGCAAGACTCGCCTCGATCTCTGGCGCGCTCAGCCGGCCGGCGGAGACAGCCGCGTGCAACGCGGCCAGCGCCCGGCGCGCCGTCTCGACGTGGGCGAACAAGAGCAGATCGGCTCCCGCCGCAAGTGCGGCCTCGGCAGCTTCCTCGATGGTCCGATCACCGAGCCCCTTCATCTCCAGATCATCGGTGCAGATGACGCCCTTGAACTTGAGCTCGTCGCGCAGCAGGCCGCGCAGCAGCGCGCGCGACTGGGTTGCGGGGCTGCCGGCAGGGTCGAGTGCCGGTGCGGCGATGTGACCTGCCATGACGACGTCGACATCCGCATCGATGGCCGCGCGGAACGGCGCGAGATCCACCGCGCGCAGATGCTGCTCATCGCCGGACGCGGTGGCTGGCACGAGGTGCGAGTCCAGGCTCGTGCCGCCGTGGCCGGGAAAATGTTTGGCGGTCGCGACCACACCGGCGTCTCGCAGCCCGAGCACGGCAGCGACGACGTGGGTGCTCACCGCGCCCGCCTCTCCGCCGAACGAGCGCAACCCGATCACGGGATTGTCGGGGTCGGTGTTGACGTCGGCGTCGGGCGCGAGGTCGAGCGTGATGCCGAGCGCCTGCAAGTCCGTGCCGATCGCGCGATAGACGTCGCGCGTCAACGCCGTGTCGCCCGCGGCCCCGAGCGCCATGGCCGACGGCGCCGACACGCCGAGCGCATCGAGACGCTGCACCGTGCCGCCTTCTTGGTCGATCGCGATCAATAGCGGCGGCCGTCCTGGCGGGCGGGCGGCTTGCAGCACATCGGCGAGCGCGCGAGTCTGCTCGGACGTCGCGATATTGCGGCGAAAGAGGACGGCCCCTGCCGTCCCCGCAATGAACGAAAGCGTTTCGTCCGAAACGGTGGTCCCGTCGAAACCCGCCAGGATCAGACCGCTGAGCCGGCCCGAAAGCTCTTCCACGCGCCCGCCTCCACGGACCCGTACAAGAGCGCTCGTCCCGCTCCCTCTTGAGGAGAACCATCGCTTGAACCGACTCTCGATAGCCCTTGCCTGCGCATGCGCGGCGCTCTGCGTGCTCGAGACCCTGCCTGAGCGCGCGTCTGCCGATGCAAGCGCGAGCACCCTGCGCGCGACGCTGTCGAACGGCTTGCGCGTCATCATCGTGCGCGACGCGCTCGCACCGGCTGTGACGGCGGACATGGTCTACCTCGTGGGCTCGGATGAGGCGCCGGCCGGCTTCCCCGGCATGGCGCACGCGCAAGAGCACATGGCGTTCGGGCGCAGTTTCAAGGGCTTGAGCGCGAGTCAGCTCGCGGACATCGGCACGTTGATGGGATCGGACAGCGATGCGGAGACCCAGAACACGATCACGCAATACTACTACACCGTGCCGGCCAAAGATCTGCCCTACGCGCTGAAGGTCTTCGCGCTGCAAGCGCACGGCGTGCTCGACGCGCAAGACGAATGGGCGCAAGAGCGCGGCGCAATCGAACAAGAGGTCGCGCGGGATCTTTCCAATCCCTTCTATCGCTTTTTCTCGCAAGCGCAGTCGCATATGTTCGCCGGCACGCCCTACGAGCACGACGCGCTGGGCACGCGATCCTCGTTCGACAAGACGACGGGCGCGATGCTCAAGACGTTCTACGGAACCTGGTACCAGCCGAACAACGCGGTGCTGGTCATCGCCGGCGACATAGATCCGCAGGCGACGCTGGCCTCGATCAAGACGCTTTTCTCACCGATCACGTCGCATGCGGTGCCGGCGCGGCCCGCGGTGCATCTGCAGCCGCTCAAAGCGCAGACCATCACACTCGACAGCGATCAACCATTCGCCATCGCCTTCGTCGGGTATCGCCTGCCCGGGCTCGACAGCCCGGATAGCGCTGCGACGCGCATTCTGGGCGCCGTGCTCGCAAGCCAGCGCGGCGATCTCTACGCGCTGGGCATGCAAGGCAAGGCATTACAGGCGGGGTATTTCCCGGGCGATCCGCTGCCCAAAGCGAGCTCGGGCTTCACGTACGCGGCCATGCCGCCGGGCGCCGATATGCCGGCGATCGTCGCCACCCTCAAGAGCTCGATCGACGCGTACAAGAAAAACGGCGTGCCGCCCGACCTGGTCGACGCGGCCAAGCGCCAGGCTGTGGCGCAAGTCGAATTCAATCGCAACTCGATCTCCGGGCTAGCCAGCGCGTGGGTCGACGCGGTCGCGGTCGAGGGCGTGTCGTCGCCCGACGACGACGTGAACAAGCTGCAAAAGGTCACCGTCGATGACGTCAACCGAGTGCTGCGCAAGTATTTCGACAACTCGACCGCGCTCGTCGGCATACTCAATCCGAAACCCGCCGGACAACCGAGCGCGTCCAAAGGATTCGGCGGCGCGGAATCTTTCGCGCCGGCCAGCCCGGTGAAGACCACGCTGCCTGCGTGGGCCCAGGGTCTGCTGGCGACGGTCAGCGTGCCGCAATCCACCCTCAACCCGACTGCGATCACGCTGCCTAACGGGCTGCGGCTCATCGTGCAGACCGAGACGATCACGCCGACCGTCACGGTGGTCGGCGCGGTGAAGAACAACCCAGACCTTGAGGCGCCGACTGGCCAAGAAGGCGTCGACGGCGTGCTCGACGGGCTGTTCGAGTACGGCACGACCTCGCTAGACCGCCTTGCCTATCGCAAAGCGCTCGACGACATCGCCGCCAATACGTCGCTCGGCACCGACTTCGCGCTGACCGTGCTCTCGTCGAAGTTCGATCGCGGCATGGAGCTGCTGGCCGATGGTGAGCTCCACCCGGCGCTGCCGGCGCAAGCGTTCACGATCGTGCAGCAGCAGACCGCCGGTTTTGTCGACGGCCAGCTCAAGAGCCCCGACTATCTCACCGACGTGGCGCTCGTCAAAGCGCTGTATCCGCCGGCGGACCCGCAGCAGCGCGAACCGACGGTCGACAGCGTCAAAGCGCTGACGCTCGACGACGTCAAAGCGTACTATGGAGTCGTCTTCCGCCCCGATCTCACCACGATCGTCGTCATCGGAGACATAACGCCCGACGAGGCCAAAGCGTCGGTCGAGAAATGGTTTGGGTCCTGGAGCGCGACCGGACCCACGCCGGCTACCGATTATCCGGCCGCTCCCAACAACGTGGCCTCAGCCGCCGACGTGCCTGCGACCGGACGCGTGCAAGACACGGTCACGCTCAAGGAGACGATCGGCGTGCTGCGCAGCGATCCAGACTATTACCCGCTGCAGCTAGGCGGATCGATCCTCGGCGGCGCGTCTTTCTCGTCGCGGCTCTACAGCGATCTGCGGGTCAAAGGCTCGCTGGTCTACTTCGTCCAGCAAGGCTTTGACATCGGCAAGACGCGCAGCACGTTCGAGGTCGGCTACGGCTGCGACCCGCCCAATGTGTCCAAGGCGCGGGCGCTCATCGAAAGCGACGTGCATGACATGCAGACCGCGCTGGTGACGCCTGAAGAACTGCAGCGCTCCAAGGCTGGCCTGCTCGCGGATCTGACCCTTTCCGAATCCAGCGAGCAAAGCGTTGCGGGCGGGATGTTGCGCCGGGCGCTGTTGGATCTGCCGTTGGACGAGCCGACGCGCGCTGCGAACCGCTATGCGGCCACGTCTGCAGAACAGATCCGCGATGCCTTCGCGAAGTGGGTGCGCGTGCCCGACCTGGTCCAAGTGACCACCGGGCCGCCGCCCAAATGAACGGGGAGGCTGAAACATCGCGGCGCAGGCCGCCGTATATGCAGTAGCACGATCACGGCGAAGGATCACGCGCAGGGGCATGTCGTTCCGATCCGTCTTGGCTGGAGTTGCATTCGCCGTTTTCTGCTTCGGCGCGGGCGCGAGCGGCGCGTTCGCGACCGTTGACCGGCTGACCAAAGTCCCCGCGGCGCGCGCGACCGCCCCGCTCCCGCCCGACGCTTCGCTCACCGATCCGCAATGGCAAAGCGGCCGCCTGGCCGACGACTTC
Proteins encoded in this window:
- a CDS encoding glycoside hydrolase family 3 N-terminal domain-containing protein, translating into MEELSGRLSGLILAGFDGTTVSDETLSFIAGTAGAVLFRRNIATSEQTRALADVLQAARPPGRPPLLIAIDQEGGTVQRLDALGVSAPSAMALGAAGDTALTRDVYRAIGTDLQALGITLDLAPDADVNTDPDNPVIGLRSFGGEAGAVSTHVVAAVLGLRDAGVVATAKHFPGHGGTSLDSHLVPATASGDEQHLRAVDLAPFRAAIDADVDVVMAGHIAAPALDPAGSPATQSRALLRGLLRDELKFKGVICTDDLEMKGLGDRTIEEAAEAALAAGADLLLFAHVETARRALAALHAAVSAGRLSAPEIEASLARVEALRARAQMLTAGARERPVDRAAFERDRAVLARDVARRSVTLVRARGGAPPLALHAGARVLVVNFIEGGPAKSTGARVESALGKAIAAAGYRVTEQLRDLDPAGHEYKQLLLAAGTADAFVALTRRAFAHPLQARAVADLALFGKPVVAVAALEPYDASHLPDEVAVIASFGDGDVELEAAAAVLLGRAPAQGRLPVALAAAPHAVPTV
- a CDS encoding pitrilysin family protein, with translation MNRLSIALACACAALCVLETLPERASADASASTLRATLSNGLRVIIVRDALAPAVTADMVYLVGSDEAPAGFPGMAHAQEHMAFGRSFKGLSASQLADIGTLMGSDSDAETQNTITQYYYTVPAKDLPYALKVFALQAHGVLDAQDEWAQERGAIEQEVARDLSNPFYRFFSQAQSHMFAGTPYEHDALGTRSSFDKTTGAMLKTFYGTWYQPNNAVLVIAGDIDPQATLASIKTLFSPITSHAVPARPAVHLQPLKAQTITLDSDQPFAIAFVGYRLPGLDSPDSAATRILGAVLASQRGDLYALGMQGKALQAGYFPGDPLPKASSGFTYAAMPPGADMPAIVATLKSSIDAYKKNGVPPDLVDAAKRQAVAQVEFNRNSISGLASAWVDAVAVEGVSSPDDDVNKLQKVTVDDVNRVLRKYFDNSTALVGILNPKPAGQPSASKGFGGAESFAPASPVKTTLPAWAQGLLATVSVPQSTLNPTAITLPNGLRLIVQTETITPTVTVVGAVKNNPDLEAPTGQEGVDGVLDGLFEYGTTSLDRLAYRKALDDIAANTSLGTDFALTVLSSKFDRGMELLADGELHPALPAQAFTIVQQQTAGFVDGQLKSPDYLTDVALVKALYPPADPQQREPTVDSVKALTLDDVKAYYGVVFRPDLTTIVVIGDITPDEAKASVEKWFGSWSATGPTPATDYPAAPNNVASAADVPATGRVQDTVTLKETIGVLRSDPDYYPLQLGGSILGGASFSSRLYSDLRVKGSLVYFVQQGFDIGKTRSTFEVGYGCDPPNVSKARALIESDVHDMQTALVTPEELQRSKAGLLADLTLSESSEQSVAGGMLRRALLDLPLDEPTRAANRYAATSAEQIRDAFAKWVRVPDLVQVTTGPPPK